A genomic stretch from Dissulfurispira thermophila includes:
- a CDS encoding arsenic resistance protein, which yields MARLSTKDKEKPFILIGAVILGIIIQRIIGREIPQLIYLTEIGVFFVIFAVMLPVEIKDVGKAFKKIKPTAIVLFVNFIFIPAFAWTMGWLILKNYPDFWVGAILYTLTPCIGWYLIFTDIAKGDVPWGIALLPWNITLQVALMPLYLYILVGKIIPVDIMTLARSVGLFLVAPFALSYLIQKILIKTKGRDYFFGPFKSAMGEVKLWALVIVIMSMFISQRSLDVSDINKVGLLIIFLIAFFFVLFILAVIIGKLFNLGYEDTVTMAFTTTARNSEAVIGVAVAAFPGHPLVYLAIILGPVVELPMLLLLARILLGLKEHLAIWR from the coding sequence ATGGCGAGACTTTCAACAAAGGATAAGGAAAAGCCTTTTATACTGATAGGCGCTGTTATTTTAGGGATAATTATTCAGAGGATTATCGGAAGAGAGATCCCACAATTGATCTATCTTACAGAGATAGGTGTATTCTTCGTCATCTTTGCAGTGATGCTTCCTGTTGAGATAAAGGATGTTGGAAAGGCATTTAAAAAGATTAAACCCACAGCAATAGTTCTTTTTGTCAACTTTATCTTCATTCCAGCATTTGCGTGGACAATGGGATGGCTGATCCTCAAAAACTATCCTGACTTCTGGGTGGGCGCAATCCTTTATACCCTCACGCCATGCATTGGCTGGTATCTTATATTTACCGACATTGCAAAGGGTGATGTCCCATGGGGAATAGCGCTTTTGCCATGGAACATAACACTTCAGGTGGCATTGATGCCCCTTTATCTATATATCCTCGTTGGAAAGATCATACCTGTTGATATCATGACCCTTGCAAGGAGCGTTGGATTGTTCCTTGTTGCGCCCTTTGCCCTGAGTTATCTCATTCAGAAGATATTGATCAAAACAAAGGGAAGGGATTATTTTTTCGGACCATTTAAATCCGCCATGGGAGAGGTGAAGCTCTGGGCTCTGGTAATAGTTATAATGAGCATGTTTATATCTCAGAGGTCCCTTGATGTCTCTGATATTAACAAGGTAGGACTCCTCATCATTTTCCTTATAGCCTTTTTCTTTGTCTTATTCATTCTTGCCGTAATAATCGGCAAGCTATTCAATCTCGGCTATGAGGACACTGTTACAATGGCATTCACAACAACAGCAAGAAACTCCGAGGCAGTAATAGGAGTGGCAGTGGCAGCATTCCCCGGACATCCGCTCGTCTATCTTGCCATCATCCTCGGGCCTGTTGTAGAACTGCCTATGCTTTTGCTTTTAGCAAGGATATTGTTAGGATTGAAGGAGCATCTCGCTATCTGGAGGTAA
- the hepT gene encoding type VII toxin-antitoxin system HepT family RNase toxin — MSKYRELNIERLKALSEEVRKAVDALTGYADLSETEIISNKTVLNAIKYNFIVAIQAVIDICHHIVARLAGKVPDEYGECFLILKDMGYIDAQYAVRLKSMAGFRNILIHLYHEVDDRRVVKHLKEDISVIEDFLKVVKRLIENP; from the coding sequence ATGAGTAAATACAGGGAACTTAACATTGAGAGGTTAAAGGCACTTTCAGAAGAGGTTAGAAAGGCGGTTGATGCACTTACTGGATATGCAGATCTTTCAGAAACGGAAATCATTTCTAATAAAACAGTCCTCAATGCAATAAAATACAATTTCATCGTAGCTATTCAGGCTGTGATCGATATATGCCATCATATTGTTGCAAGACTTGCTGGAAAAGTTCCTGATGAATATGGAGAGTGCTTTTTGATATTAAAGGATATGGGTTATATAGATGCTCAGTATGCTGTGAGACTTAAATCAATGGCTGGTTTCAGAAATATCCTTATACATCTTTATCATGAAGTAGATGACAGAAGGGTAGTCAAGCATCTGAAAGAAGACATTAGTGTTATAGAGGACTTTCTGAAGGTTGTGAAGAGGTTGATAGAAAATCCTTAA
- a CDS encoding nucleotidyltransferase domain-containing protein has translation MNKGEIIRILREFLEKRQEIIFAYIYGSFAEGLSFRDIDVAVFVDEKAVTKEDALDYGLEISAITEVETGISPLDIRVINYAPVGLKYFATKGILLFSKDDDIRCDFLEESWKRYFDLLPKRRQILLDLVSP, from the coding sequence ATGAATAAGGGAGAGATAATTAGGATTCTCAGGGAATTCCTCGAAAAAAGGCAGGAGATAATATTTGCCTATATTTATGGCTCTTTTGCAGAAGGATTGTCATTCAGGGATATTGATGTGGCTGTTTTTGTTGATGAGAAGGCTGTGACAAAGGAGGATGCCCTTGATTATGGATTGGAAATCTCTGCAATTACTGAGGTAGAGACGGGCATCTCTCCTTTGGATATTAGGGTAATAAATTATGCACCTGTAGGTCTTAAATACTTTGCTACAAAAGGTATATTGCTCTTTTCAAAAGATGATGATATAAGATGTGATTTTCTTGAAGAGAGCTGGAAGAGGTATTTTGACCTCCTGCCAAAGAGGAGGCAGATACTCCTTGATCTGGTATCGCCATGA
- a CDS encoding sigma-54-dependent transcriptional regulator has product MNKILVVDDQKTVCYSIQRLLQSEGYDVITTTSGIEAIKIVENISPELVIMDVRMPEIDGLEVLKKIKEKYPKVQVIMMTAFSTTEKAIQAIKSGAYDYLTKPFDNDELLARVRDAIKTKRLIEEVVTFDEVKDYTVGERIIGKSPAMLEIYKQIGRIAPTDTTVLIKGENGTGKELVARAIYHYSNRSTKPFLAINCAAIPEQLLESELFGYERGAFTGADFKRIGKFEQCSEGTIFLDEIGDMPIGLQAKLLRVLQDGKFQRLGGTETIETNVRIIAATNKDIEDMVKKGTFREDLYYRINVVTINVPPLRERKEDIKELIHYFIQKYNKKLGKTIKGITADALKRLEEHQWPGNVRELENAIQKAMVFCGSEYLSMECCEGLHMQNLLRGSCVSLEKAIENLVELAFKDGCHERFQDMMNMIEKSMVKRAMELTRGNQVQAARLLGISRNTLRKKLGEGQVVFPQK; this is encoded by the coding sequence ATGAATAAGATACTCGTTGTTGATGACCAAAAAACAGTATGCTACTCCATACAGAGGCTCCTTCAATCAGAAGGATACGATGTTATCACCACAACAAGCGGTATAGAGGCCATTAAAATCGTGGAAAACATATCTCCAGAGCTCGTAATAATGGATGTGAGGATGCCAGAGATAGACGGGCTTGAGGTATTAAAAAAGATAAAGGAGAAATATCCAAAGGTGCAGGTAATAATGATGACAGCCTTTAGCACCACAGAAAAAGCCATACAGGCTATAAAATCAGGCGCATATGATTATCTCACAAAGCCCTTTGACAATGACGAATTACTTGCACGGGTAAGAGACGCTATTAAAACAAAAAGATTAATAGAAGAGGTTGTTACCTTTGATGAGGTTAAGGACTATACAGTCGGTGAAAGGATTATAGGTAAAAGCCCTGCAATGCTCGAGATTTATAAACAGATAGGAAGGATAGCACCAACAGACACAACTGTTCTTATAAAGGGAGAAAACGGCACTGGAAAAGAACTTGTTGCAAGGGCAATATATCATTACAGCAATAGATCAACAAAACCATTTTTAGCAATAAACTGTGCAGCAATTCCAGAACAACTCCTTGAAAGCGAGCTTTTTGGATATGAACGCGGTGCATTTACAGGCGCAGACTTTAAAAGAATAGGGAAATTTGAGCAATGCAGCGAAGGCACGATTTTTCTTGATGAAATAGGAGATATGCCTATTGGTCTTCAGGCAAAACTCTTGAGAGTGCTTCAGGACGGGAAATTCCAGAGGCTCGGCGGCACAGAGACTATCGAGACAAATGTAAGGATAATCGCTGCAACAAATAAAGATATAGAAGACATGGTAAAAAAAGGCACTTTCAGGGAAGACCTCTATTATCGTATAAATGTAGTTACAATCAATGTGCCACCGTTGAGAGAAAGAAAAGAAGACATCAAAGAACTCATCCATTACTTCATACAAAAATACAATAAAAAGCTTGGAAAGACAATAAAAGGCATTACAGCAGATGCCCTGAAAAGGCTTGAAGAACATCAATGGCCTGGCAATGTCAGGGAACTTGAGAATGCTATTCAGAAGGCAATGGTTTTCTGTGGCAGCGAATATCTATCCATGGAATGCTGTGAGGGTCTGCATATGCAGAACTTATTGCGAGGCAGTTGTGTTTCTTTAGAAAAGGCTATTGAAAATCTCGTTGAACTTGCATTTAAAGATGGCTGTCATGAAAGGTTTCAGGATATGATGAATATGATAGAAAAATCCATGGTAAAAAGGGCTATGGAGCTTACAAGGGGAAATCAAGTGCAAGCAGCAAGATTGCTAGGAATATCAAGGAATACATTGAGGAAAAAACTGGGAGAAGGGCAGGTCGTCTTTCCTCAAAAATAA
- a CDS encoding DNA-methyltransferase, whose product MSSNHRNKRNGTKTSAFGSPGRIGHDSSSFYASRLYEGLPKENKVKYLENPVPANCLDKIFCKTSENMEELPDNSIHLMVTSPPYNVGKVYDENLTMNEYRAFLKRVWSETKRVLVPGGRACINIANLGRKPYIPLHTFIIEDMLDLGFLMRGEVIWNKASSSSPSTAWGSWLSAQNPTLRDIHEYILIFSKDIFSRGNQHHKKSTITRDEFLEFTKSVWTFSAESARKVGHPAPFPVELPYRLIQLYTFKEDIVLDPFVGSGQTAIAAIKTGRHYVGYDTNEEYVKLAERRIEGFSRAFKSLKLFKPEKQALLSNK is encoded by the coding sequence ATGAGCTCTAATCATAGAAATAAAAGAAATGGCACAAAAACAAGTGCCTTTGGTTCTCCGGGACGAATTGGTCATGATTCAAGTTCTTTTTATGCCAGCAGATTATACGAGGGTTTACCAAAGGAAAATAAAGTTAAGTATTTGGAAAACCCTGTACCAGCAAATTGTTTAGATAAAATCTTTTGCAAGACAAGTGAAAACATGGAGGAATTGCCGGACAATAGTATTCACCTCATGGTTACATCACCACCTTATAACGTAGGGAAGGTGTACGATGAAAACCTTACTATGAATGAATATAGAGCATTTCTAAAACGCGTGTGGTCAGAAACAAAAAGGGTTTTGGTCCCTGGAGGTAGAGCTTGTATTAATATCGCCAATCTCGGAAGAAAACCTTACATTCCCCTTCATACTTTTATTATTGAAGACATGCTTGATCTGGGTTTTTTGATGAGAGGTGAAGTGATTTGGAATAAAGCATCCAGTAGCAGCCCATCAACTGCATGGGGTAGTTGGCTTTCTGCACAGAATCCAACCCTTAGAGATATTCATGAATACATCTTAATTTTTTCAAAAGATATCTTTTCAAGAGGTAACCAGCATCATAAAAAAAGCACAATCACACGTGACGAATTTTTAGAGTTTACAAAAAGTGTCTGGACATTTTCAGCAGAGTCAGCAAGAAAAGTTGGCCATCCCGCTCCTTTCCCTGTGGAGCTTCCATACCGATTAATTCAACTTTATACATTCAAAGAAGACATTGTCTTAGACCCTTTTGTTGGAAGTGGACAGACAGCAATTGCAGCAATAAAAACAGGGAGACACTATGTCGGATACGATACAAACGAAGAATATGTAAAGCTCGCAGAGAGACGGATTGAAGGATTCTCCAGAGCCTTTAAATCTCTTAAATTGTTTAAACCAGAAAAGCAAGCCTTATTAAGCAATAAGTAA
- a CDS encoding ATP-binding protein — translation MQKSAITDLTESLYFYNPWWETGSVPSYLTQQYHRPVVKDIISYLSLDRVIILKGPRRTGKTTIFYQIIDNLIKSGISAKDILFVTFDDIRLRVDFDEVIKAYELIRRGEIKDASRIYVFMDEVHFLENWQFFVKKYFDRKYPIKFLISGSAASLIKKGSESLAGRTIDEIILPFSFYEFLSLQSRDHRMMKVIADLREGFRYFEPIDTIDLIPYLTEIKMKFEEYIEKGGFPNLFAIKEPLLWKRLVREDIIEKVIYRDMVELYDIKKPEALEKLFLYLTGITSEILSVTNIANSLGLSREYTEKYLYYLEQSLLIKRLRKYARSIEKSIRSLEKLHILDSGLINAFSRVDISKTIETIIVSHLIRLKGADVFYFREGYEMDAIIELDKKVYPVEVKYKDDISKKELRGIEGFYKKFKSDRAIIVSRDNLKEEHINGCNVLFIPAWLFTLLVG, via the coding sequence ATGCAAAAATCTGCCATTACAGATCTTACAGAAAGTCTTTATTTTTATAATCCATGGTGGGAAACAGGCAGTGTCCCCTCCTATCTCACACAGCAGTATCATCGGCCTGTTGTAAAAGACATCATTTCTTATCTGTCACTTGACAGGGTCATTATCCTTAAAGGTCCCCGCAGGACAGGCAAGACAACTATTTTTTATCAGATTATAGACAATCTTATCAAAAGTGGCATTTCTGCTAAGGATATACTTTTTGTTACTTTTGACGACATTAGATTGAGGGTTGATTTTGATGAGGTCATTAAGGCATATGAACTGATACGTAGAGGGGAGATAAAAGATGCAAGCCGAATATATGTATTCATGGACGAGGTGCATTTTCTTGAAAACTGGCAGTTTTTTGTAAAAAAGTATTTTGACAGAAAATATCCTATAAAATTCCTTATTTCTGGCTCTGCTGCCTCACTGATAAAGAAGGGTTCTGAGTCTCTGGCAGGAAGGACTATTGATGAAATAATACTCCCATTCAGTTTTTATGAGTTTTTAAGCCTTCAGTCAAGAGATCATAGGATGATGAAAGTGATTGCAGATTTAAGAGAGGGTTTCAGGTATTTTGAACCTATAGACACTATAGATTTAATCCCTTACCTTACAGAAATAAAGATGAAATTTGAGGAGTATATAGAAAAAGGAGGGTTCCCTAATCTCTTTGCTATTAAAGAGCCCCTGCTATGGAAGAGGCTTGTAAGGGAAGATATTATTGAAAAGGTCATATACAGAGATATGGTTGAACTATATGATATAAAAAAACCAGAGGCACTTGAGAAACTCTTCTTATACCTGACAGGCATCACCTCTGAAATCCTGAGCGTGACGAATATAGCAAACTCTCTTGGATTGAGCAGGGAATACACGGAGAAATATCTCTATTATCTTGAACAGTCGCTTCTTATCAAAAGATTGCGGAAATATGCCAGATCTATTGAAAAGAGCATCAGAAGTTTAGAAAAGCTGCATATCCTTGACAGCGGACTGATAAATGCATTTTCAAGGGTTGATATTAGCAAGACAATAGAGACCATCATTGTCAGCCATCTCATAAGGCTGAAAGGGGCAGATGTCTTTTATTTTAGAGAAGGCTATGAGATGGATGCAATTATAGAATTAGACAAAAAGGTCTATCCCGTAGAGGTTAAATACAAGGATGACATATCTAAGAAGGAATTAAGAGGCATTGAAGGTTTTTACAAGAAATTTAAGTCAGACAGGGCAATAATAGTAAGTAGAGATAATTTAAAAGAAGAGCATATAAACGGCTGCAATGTGTTGTTTATCCCTGCATGGCTTTTTACCCTGCTTGTAGGATGA
- a CDS encoding sensor histidine kinase yields the protein MKLWFKIVLLNVLIVISLGMLIGIAVRGAVSDAMRAELSREGESIAKNLSNRIADYILIDDVYKVEEAIEDVVKTEKDIEYIFVTNKDGYLFAHTFKNGHPSDILNWNPLMNKQISMQLLDTEVGFIRDVGIRIFEGMRPELHIGIKEERIAQTLGRIRNLVILLTAVVMFIGSVLSCFMSRLITKPLNRLVEFTHDLSKGDFGKSIEIRSKDEVGELSTTFNILSQELDAYRKKMEESYKQMLRTEKLTALGRLSAGLAHEIRNPLTSIKVLFQTFRDNPSLTKEDMEVVLSAAEQMDDLLTRFLRFARSDEFSLSDVYINSIIKHIIKLTEFQIKERSIDLSIKLSKIPPIKADRAMLQQAILNLVLNAIEAMPDGGTLSISSKIENGNAAINIADTGKGIPEGIRDKIFDPFFTTKADGTGLGLSIVYNIVNLHNGDINFESNGEGTVFTLKVPIKTHE from the coding sequence ATGAAACTCTGGTTTAAGATAGTCCTTCTTAATGTGCTTATTGTTATAAGTTTGGGCATGCTGATAGGCATCGCAGTGAGAGGTGCTGTTTCAGATGCTATGAGGGCTGAATTATCAAGAGAAGGTGAGTCCATTGCAAAGAATCTCTCAAACAGGATTGCTGATTATATCCTGATAGATGATGTTTATAAAGTAGAGGAGGCGATTGAGGATGTAGTCAAGACAGAGAAAGATATTGAATACATATTTGTCACAAACAAAGATGGGTATCTTTTTGCACATACATTTAAAAATGGCCATCCCTCTGATATCTTAAACTGGAATCCCCTGATGAATAAACAAATATCCATGCAATTGCTTGATACAGAGGTTGGTTTTATAAGGGATGTTGGAATAAGGATATTTGAAGGGATGAGGCCTGAACTCCATATTGGAATAAAAGAAGAGAGGATTGCCCAGACATTAGGCAGGATTAGAAACCTTGTCATACTGCTGACTGCTGTGGTTATGTTCATTGGTTCTGTGCTTTCATGTTTTATGAGCAGACTCATAACAAAGCCTCTTAACAGGCTTGTTGAATTTACGCATGACTTATCAAAGGGAGATTTTGGTAAGAGCATAGAGATAAGGTCTAAAGATGAGGTTGGAGAACTCTCTACGACATTCAACATACTTTCACAGGAGCTTGATGCATACAGAAAGAAGATGGAGGAATCTTACAAGCAGATGCTCAGGACAGAGAAACTTACTGCACTTGGAAGGCTCTCTGCAGGGCTTGCCCATGAGATAAGAAATCCGCTGACCTCCATAAAGGTGTTGTTTCAGACATTCAGGGATAACCCTTCTCTCACAAAAGAGGATATGGAGGTTGTGCTTTCAGCAGCAGAGCAGATGGATGACCTTTTGACGAGGTTTCTCAGGTTTGCAAGGAGTGATGAGTTCAGTCTGTCAGATGTCTATATTAATTCCATAATAAAACACATCATCAAGCTCACAGAGTTTCAGATAAAGGAAAGGTCTATTGATCTATCCATCAAACTATCTAAGATACCACCCATAAAGGCTGACAGGGCAATGCTCCAACAGGCGATTCTAAATCTTGTGCTTAATGCAATAGAGGCAATGCCGGATGGAGGCACACTCAGCATATCGAGTAAGATAGAAAATGGCAACGCTGCCATCAACATTGCAGATACTGGCAAAGGCATACCCGAAGGAATAAGAGATAAAATCTTTGATCCCTTTTTCACAACAAAGGCAGATGGCACAGGGCTTGGCCTTTCTATAGTGTATAATATTGTAAATCTCCACAATGGAGATATTAATTTTGAGAGTAATGGAGAAGGGACCGTCTTTACTCTAAAGGTACCTATAAAAACCCATGAATAA
- a CDS encoding molybdopterin-binding protein, which yields MCDIQDSDIKNRIGVKTVPVKEAVGMVLAHDITEIRQDDFKGRAFKKGHIVREEDINHLQRLGKENLFVLNIADDEMHEDDAAYALASALMGEGVVMEGEPKEGKINIIADRNGLLKINREALFRFNMLGDVMCATLHNNTVVKKGQLVAGTRAIPLVVKKRIVEEAVAVCKVQNPSAFSLQPSASSGVIEVKELRRPKVGIVITGNEVYYGRIKDAFAPIISKKIEEFDGEIVGIYYAPDDVDFIEARLKELLEAGADLLITTGGMSVDPDDVTRFAIRKLGATDITYGSSVLPGAMFLIAYISATERPSTSSGHDSATAPSPLHPFTPSPIPILGIPACGMYHKTTIFDLIFPRVLAGEKIGREELAELGYGGLCLNCKECRYPVCPFGK from the coding sequence ATGTGCGATATACAGGATTCTGATATAAAAAATAGAATTGGCGTAAAGACAGTTCCTGTGAAGGAAGCCGTAGGAATGGTGCTTGCACATGATATTACAGAAATAAGGCAGGATGACTTTAAAGGTAGGGCATTCAAAAAAGGGCACATCGTCAGGGAGGAAGACATAAATCACCTCCAGAGACTTGGAAAAGAGAACCTTTTTGTCTTAAATATTGCAGATGACGAGATGCATGAAGACGATGCTGCATATGCGCTTGCAAGTGCCTTAATGGGTGAAGGTGTTGTAATGGAAGGAGAGCCTAAGGAGGGAAAGATAAATATTATTGCCGATAGAAATGGATTGCTAAAGATTAATAGAGAAGCACTTTTTAGGTTTAACATGCTGGGTGATGTAATGTGTGCAACACTTCATAATAATACAGTAGTAAAGAAAGGTCAACTCGTTGCTGGCACAAGGGCGATACCACTGGTGGTTAAAAAGAGGATTGTTGAAGAGGCTGTAGCAGTCTGTAAAGTTCAAAACCCTTCAGCCTTCAGCCTTCAGCCTTCAGCCTCTTCAGGTGTTATTGAGGTGAAGGAATTAAGGAGACCAAAGGTGGGAATAGTTATCACAGGCAATGAGGTCTATTATGGGAGGATAAAGGATGCCTTTGCACCTATAATCTCTAAAAAGATTGAAGAATTTGATGGAGAAATTGTGGGCATATATTATGCACCTGATGATGTTGATTTTATTGAGGCGAGATTAAAGGAATTGCTTGAGGCAGGTGCAGATTTACTCATTACAACAGGAGGCATGTCTGTTGACCCTGATGATGTTACGAGATTTGCCATAAGAAAACTCGGTGCAACTGACATCACCTACGGCTCATCAGTTTTGCCTGGCGCAATGTTTCTGATTGCCTACATTAGTGCGACAGAGCGCCCTTCGACAAGCTCAGGACATGACAGTGCAACAGCCCCTTCACCCCTTCACCCCTTCACCCCTTCACCGATTCCAATTCTCGGCATCCCTGCCTGCGGCATGTATCACAAGACAACCATATTTGATTTAATATTCCCGAGGGTGCTTGCAGGAGAAAAAATAGGCAGAGAGGAGCTTGCTGAACTTGGTTATGGAGGACTTTGCCTTAATTGTAAGGAATGCAGATACCCTGTGTGCCCATTTGGAAAATAG
- the phnD gene encoding phosphate/phosphite/phosphonate ABC transporter substrate-binding protein, whose protein sequence is MTYLKVFLFIVIILSFGCREKEIPKKVSLTKRTVAKENHIKSSDTGALKFGFDLRLGPREDVKIYLPFMRYLEQNTGNRFSLRFTEKYEDTVENLGKGITHFAALGPVNCIIANKKYGTGCLVMGLNSEGRPEYRAVVFTRIDSPVKSLGDLKGKTFAFGDKYSTQGHIIPRKMLEDAGIRLNDLKGYVFTGSHANTARAVLNGEYDAGGIQDNLAKRLLSEGKIKILATSKPYPSSLICYNKNVDPIILKAVKAALLSFDPKKKNADRLVDWDKTEMPNGFTTYRESSMREIKDLALRYDLLR, encoded by the coding sequence ATGACCTATCTGAAAGTTTTTTTATTTATCGTTATTATCCTGTCTTTTGGTTGTAGAGAAAAGGAGATACCTAAAAAAGTAAGCCTTACTAAACGCACTGTTGCAAAAGAAAATCACATTAAATCATCTGATACAGGGGCATTGAAATTTGGCTTTGACTTGAGACTTGGTCCACGGGAAGATGTAAAGATATATCTCCCTTTTATGCGCTATCTTGAGCAGAATACAGGGAACAGATTTTCTCTCAGATTCACAGAAAAATACGAAGATACTGTGGAGAATTTAGGCAAGGGGATCACCCACTTTGCAGCATTAGGTCCTGTAAATTGCATCATAGCCAACAAAAAATATGGCACAGGCTGTCTTGTAATGGGGCTTAATTCAGAAGGCAGACCTGAATATCGTGCTGTTGTCTTCACAAGAATAGACAGTCCTGTGAAGAGTCTTGGTGATCTGAAGGGCAAGACCTTTGCATTTGGTGATAAATACTCCACGCAGGGGCATATCATCCCCCGTAAGATGCTTGAAGATGCTGGAATAAGATTAAATGACCTGAAGGGTTATGTATTTACAGGTTCCCACGCAAATACAGCAAGGGCTGTTTTAAATGGTGAATATGATGCTGGTGGCATTCAGGATAACCTTGCAAAGAGATTGCTGTCAGAGGGAAAGATAAAGATACTTGCTACATCAAAACCATATCCGAGCAGCCTTATCTGTTACAACAAAAATGTTGACCCAATCATTCTTAAGGCTGTTAAGGCAGCACTCCTTTCATTCGACCCGAAGAAAAAAAATGCCGACAGACTCGTAGATTGGGATAAGACAGAAATGCCTAATGGATTTACCACATATAGAGAATCCTCTATGCGCGAGATAAAAGACCTTGCGCTCAGATATGACCTGCTCAGATGA
- a CDS encoding YnfA family protein, with product MLIAKSMLLFILAGLCEIGGGYLVWLWLREGRGIWVALIGAIVLILYGVIPTLQPANFGRVYAAYGGVFVVLSILWGWKIDGISPDRYDLIGGLICLIGVFVIMYWPRG from the coding sequence ATGCTCATCGCAAAATCAATGCTGCTATTCATACTCGCAGGTCTCTGCGAGATTGGCGGAGGCTATCTTGTCTGGCTGTGGCTGAGGGAGGGCAGGGGCATATGGGTCGCATTAATTGGTGCGATAGTGCTTATTCTATATGGCGTGATCCCTACACTTCAGCCAGCAAATTTCGGAAGGGTCTATGCAGCATATGGCGGAGTATTTGTTGTGCTCTCAATACTCTGGGGATGGAAGATTGACGGGATTTCTCCTGACAGATATGACCTTATCGGAGGATTGATATGCCTCATCGGCGTCTTTGTAATCATGTACTGGCCGAGGGGCTGA
- a CDS encoding ThaI family type II restriction endonuclease — protein sequence MTNRLIEIFEDEKLVARIQKRLPHLFQLAEFESSRAGKIGMEIGSVRERIIVALLIYKFGEANVESEIPITESEVDVKLFGEPISVKTITGNSFGGVKLIWTVDAEKARQFSEEYQPRCDMLFVQINWGKEGGLYYIPIKVQRRLFDKIGKKEYIKLPKAGTNPRGVEITKEALTSLVEDTETKVIKINWQRSEIKFNPYKRWVDLWKEDRNEL from the coding sequence ATGACCAACCGATTAATAGAAATCTTTGAAGATGAAAAACTGGTAGCACGAATCCAAAAGCGACTACCGCATCTATTTCAACTCGCAGAATTTGAAAGCTCCAGGGCAGGGAAAATTGGAATGGAAATCGGTTCTGTTCGTGAGAGAATAATTGTTGCGTTACTCATCTATAAGTTCGGTGAAGCTAATGTAGAGTCAGAAATTCCTATCACAGAATCAGAAGTGGATGTAAAACTATTTGGTGAGCCTATATCTGTAAAAACAATAACAGGAAATAGCTTCGGTGGAGTTAAGTTGATATGGACAGTAGATGCTGAAAAGGCAAGACAATTTAGTGAAGAATATCAGCCCAGGTGTGATATGCTGTTTGTTCAAATAAACTGGGGAAAAGAAGGGGGGCTTTACTACATACCTATAAAAGTTCAGAGAAGACTTTTTGATAAAATAGGAAAAAAGGAGTATATAAAACTTCCAAAAGCAGGAACAAACCCGAGAGGTGTTGAGATTACGAAAGAAGCATTGACGAGTTTGGTTGAAGATACCGAGACAAAGGTCATTAAAATAAATTGGCAACGCAGCGAAATAAAATTTAATCCTTACAAAAGATGGGTTGACCTTTGGAAGGAGGACAGAAATGAGCTCTAA